A single window of Thermodesulfovibrionia bacterium DNA harbors:
- a CDS encoding outer membrane lipoprotein-sorting protein: MIYLRNLLILLALFISSAPLSSSYADDALRVDEIVDKMDKLYRSKTSRGQIEMMISSENWERTLTMDIWSEGLDMTFIRIKSPKKDADIATLRMKNEMWNYFPKINKVMKVPPSMMMSSWMGSDFTNDDLVKESSMREDYTGRLITPEDADTANYYIELIPKADIPTVWAKIILVVSKGDYLPVREIYYDEKGQKMRIMEFSEPKIFSGRKIPSVLVMRPLNKPEKKTVIKYIELEFDIALEQDVFTLRNLQRIK; encoded by the coding sequence ATGATATATCTAAGAAATCTGCTGATATTGCTGGCTCTCTTCATTTCATCCGCGCCGCTCTCCTCATCATACGCAGATGACGCGCTGAGAGTTGATGAGATAGTGGATAAGATGGACAAGCTATACCGCAGCAAGACGAGCCGCGGGCAGATCGAGATGATGATATCATCTGAGAACTGGGAGCGCACGCTCACAATGGACATATGGAGCGAGGGGCTTGACATGACCTTCATCAGAATAAAGAGCCCGAAGAAGGACGCTGATATCGCGACGCTCAGGATGAAGAATGAGATGTGGAACTACTTCCCCAAGATAAACAAGGTGATGAAGGTCCCGCCGTCGATGATGATGAGTTCGTGGATGGGGTCTGACTTTACGAATGACGACCTTGTGAAAGAGAGCTCCATGAGGGAGGATTATACCGGAAGACTGATAACTCCCGAAGACGCTGATACTGCGAATTACTATATCGAACTCATACCTAAAGCTGACATACCCACGGTCTGGGCAAAGATAATCCTCGTTGTCAGCAAAGGCGACTACCTTCCCGTGCGGGAGATATACTATGACGAAAAGGGGCAGAAGATGAGGATCATGGAGTTCAGCGAACCGAAGATCTTCAGCGGAAGGAAGATCCCTTCCGTGCTTGTGATGAGGCCGCTCAATAAACCTGAGAAGAAGACCGTCATAAAATATATCGAACTTGAATTTGACATAGCGCTTGAGCAGGATGTCTTTACGCTGAGAAACCTTCAGAGAATAAAATGA
- a CDS encoding FtsX-like permease family protein: protein MIVHKIAFRNIFRNKWRSILTGMMMAGGCALFGLFFGMIDGTYGNLIDMFTRDHTGHIQIHKQGYLDKPSIYKTIASADSIGKKIESIPYVNSWAPRVYTPALAFAGKKTTGVTVMGIDPIREANTTRLKNKVTKGNFLSASPEQEVVISDGLARVLMLELGDEIALIAQGVDGSVANGLYKVTGITGGEGKSYGESKCYIHIKTLQDFLSMDEGVHEIAVVLNDHSKTQEAARLIAETLNDPMIDVDPWQVVEAQFYSAMQADLKGNRYSIIVFTIIIAVGVLNTILMVVLERTREFGVLRALGTRPSQIFQLIVLETLFLSLLSILAGTVIGVAANCWFHTYGITYPTPIEYGGYLFTRLTSEISLRSIFVPPLIIIATALIVSIWPAVRAAKIVPVKAMRAN, encoded by the coding sequence ATGATCGTCCATAAGATAGCCTTCCGCAATATCTTCCGCAACAAGTGGCGCTCGATACTTACAGGCATGATGATGGCAGGCGGCTGCGCACTCTTCGGCCTCTTCTTCGGAATGATAGACGGCACCTACGGCAATCTCATAGACATGTTCACCCGCGACCATACCGGCCATATACAGATCCATAAACAAGGGTATCTTGACAAGCCCTCGATATACAAGACGATCGCATCCGCCGATTCTATCGGAAAGAAAATAGAATCCATCCCATATGTCAATTCATGGGCTCCGAGGGTATACACACCTGCGCTCGCCTTTGCAGGAAAGAAGACAACCGGCGTAACTGTCATGGGTATTGATCCCATCCGAGAGGCAAACACGACACGGCTTAAGAACAAGGTGACCAAAGGAAATTTCCTTTCGGCTTCTCCTGAGCAGGAGGTCGTGATAAGCGACGGCCTTGCGAGGGTGCTTATGCTCGAGCTTGGGGATGAGATAGCGCTTATTGCGCAGGGCGTTGACGGCTCAGTGGCAAATGGGCTTTATAAGGTCACGGGAATCACCGGCGGCGAGGGCAAGTCCTACGGCGAGTCAAAGTGCTACATCCATATAAAGACGCTTCAGGATTTCCTCTCAATGGATGAAGGTGTTCATGAGATAGCTGTTGTGCTCAATGACCATTCAAAGACGCAGGAGGCTGCACGCCTCATTGCGGAAACACTTAATGACCCGATGATTGACGTTGACCCGTGGCAGGTTGTTGAGGCGCAGTTCTACAGCGCGATGCAGGCTGATCTCAAGGGCAACAGGTACTCCATCATAGTCTTTACGATAATCATAGCCGTAGGTGTGCTGAATACGATCCTCATGGTCGTGCTTGAGAGGACGCGGGAGTTCGGCGTGCTAAGGGCACTCGGCACAAGGCCGTCGCAGATATTTCAGCTGATAGTACTTGAGACATTATTCCTCTCTCTGCTCAGCATACTGGCAGGCACGGTAATAGGCGTAGCAGCGAACTGCTGGTTCCATACATACGGCATTACATACCCGACACCTATTGAATACGGCGGCTATCTCTTTACGAGGCTCACATCTGAAATAAGTTTGAGGTCTATATTTGTGCCGCCGCTTATAATTATCGCAACAGCTCTGATAGTGAGCATATGGCCTGCTGTAAGGGCTGCGAAGATAGTGCCTGTGAAGGCGATGAGGGCGAATTAG
- the trxA gene encoding thioredoxin — MGDVINVTSSSFEKDVAQAAGLVVVDFWATWCGPCKIISPIVEELATEYVGKAAFGKINTDENPDLASRFNIRGIPTLMFFKNGKNIDQLVGAVPKATLAAKINSLL, encoded by the coding sequence ATGGGTGACGTTATAAATGTGACAAGCAGTTCATTTGAGAAGGATGTGGCTCAGGCTGCGGGCCTGGTTGTTGTTGATTTCTGGGCGACATGGTGCGGGCCGTGCAAGATAATAAGTCCGATCGTGGAAGAACTTGCCACTGAATATGTGGGCAAGGCTGCTTTCGGCAAGATCAATACAGATGAGAATCCTGACCTTGCAAGCCGCTTTAATATCAGGGGTATTCCTACACTTATGTTCTTTAAGAACGGTAAGAACATTGACCAGCTTGTCGGCGCCGTACCCAAGGCGACGCTTGCAGCGAAAATAAACTCCCTCCTATAG
- the thiS gene encoding sulfur carrier protein ThiS, which yields MKLKINGIESEVDESITIFSLLENLNIEPARVAVEVNLKIIKRCNFNDHYLKEGDAVEIVNFVGGG from the coding sequence ATGAAACTCAAAATAAATGGAATAGAATCAGAAGTAGATGAGAGCATCACGATATTCAGCCTTCTTGAAAACCTGAATATCGAACCTGCGAGGGTTGCGGTTGAGGTTAATTTGAAGATAATAAAGAGATGCAACTTCAATGATCATTATCTGAAAGAAGGGGATGCGGTAGAGATAGTTAACTTTGTCGGAGGAGGATAG
- the thiC gene encoding phosphomethylpyrimidine synthase ThiC yields the protein MKETRIDLAKKGIITDEMRAVALDEQMSAEQLSQDIANGLTVISRNILHNIKPLGIGKGLRTKVNANIGTSKDSICLETEMQKLDVLVKYGADAVMDLSTGGPIKEIRNLLMKRSPISVGTVPIYEAIVRTVEREGSIAKMSAEMLFQTIEEHAKEGVDFVTVHCGFTRRTIQTLRDEGRILDIVSRGGSFLVEWMIYNERENPLYEEYDRLLEMARKYDLTLSLGDSARPGCLSDATDRTQIDELLTLGELRDRAVDAGVQVIIEGPGHVPINQVELNIKMQKEICKGAPFYVLGPLVTDIAMGYDHIAAAIGGAIGGAAGADFLCYVTPSEHIRLPDLDDVKEGVIALKIAAHAADIAKGVKGAIEMDNEMARRRKALDWNGQIALSFDPEGVRKKRDLVPPTESEVCSMCGEFCAIKTVEAALRKK from the coding sequence ATAAAAGAGACAAGGATAGATCTTGCAAAGAAGGGCATCATCACCGACGAGATGAGGGCGGTTGCGCTTGATGAACAGATGAGCGCTGAGCAGCTCTCACAGGATATAGCTAACGGCCTGACCGTTATCTCAAGGAATATACTTCACAACATAAAACCTCTCGGCATAGGAAAGGGACTTCGCACAAAGGTCAATGCAAATATAGGAACATCAAAGGACAGCATATGCCTTGAGACCGAGATGCAGAAGCTCGATGTCCTTGTGAAGTACGGCGCGGATGCTGTGATGGACCTTTCCACAGGCGGGCCTATAAAGGAGATCAGGAATCTGCTTATGAAGAGGTCTCCTATCTCAGTCGGGACGGTTCCGATATATGAGGCGATAGTCAGGACGGTTGAAAGAGAAGGCTCAATAGCAAAGATGTCCGCTGAGATGCTTTTTCAGACGATAGAGGAGCATGCAAAGGAAGGTGTTGATTTTGTCACTGTTCACTGCGGATTCACGAGAAGGACGATCCAGACACTGCGTGACGAAGGCAGGATACTCGATATTGTTAGCCGCGGAGGTTCGTTCCTTGTTGAATGGATGATCTACAATGAGAGGGAGAACCCGCTTTATGAAGAATATGACAGGCTCCTTGAGATGGCGAGGAAATATGATCTCACATTGAGCCTCGGCGACAGCGCGCGTCCCGGATGCCTCTCAGACGCGACAGACAGGACGCAGATAGATGAACTGCTTACGCTCGGTGAATTACGTGACAGGGCTGTTGACGCAGGCGTGCAGGTAATAATAGAAGGGCCCGGCCATGTCCCGATAAATCAGGTTGAGTTGAATATCAAAATGCAGAAGGAGATTTGCAAAGGCGCGCCGTTCTATGTGCTCGGCCCGCTTGTCACTGACATCGCCATGGGCTATGACCACATCGCTGCTGCGATAGGCGGGGCGATAGGCGGAGCAGCTGGCGCGGACTTTCTCTGCTACGTCACTCCTTCAGAACACATAAGGCTTCCGGATCTTGATGATGTGAAAGAAGGTGTCATCGCTTTAAAGATAGCAGCGCACGCAGCTGATATCGCCAAAGGCGTCAAAGGCGCTATCGAGATGGATAACGAGATGGCAAGAAGAAGAAAGGCGCTCGACTGGAACGGCCAGATAGCCCTGAGCTTTGACCCTGAGGGAGTCAGAAAGAAGCGCGACCTGGTTCCGCCGACTGAGTCAGAGGTTTGCAGCATGTGCGGAGAGTTCTGCGCCATCAAGACGGTTGAGGCGGCTTTGAGGAAGAAGTAG
- a CDS encoding ABC transporter ATP-binding protein, with protein sequence MSENVIEIQQVSKVYNTDGSEVRAVNRLSLSIQRGEFTAIAGPSGSGKTTLLNIMSGLDTPTSGNVMLSGRQISGLKGSELSDFRRDHIGFIFQSYNLIPVLTVKENIEYIMLLQGVSDKERRERVASILAEVGLNGMEGRLPKQLSGGQQQRVAIARAMVSMPDIILADEPTANLDSHTASTLLDIMRELNEKSGMTFVFSTHDSMIMEKAKRLVLLKDGMVDRDEVRKP encoded by the coding sequence ATGTCAGAAAACGTAATAGAGATACAGCAGGTCTCAAAGGTATATAACACAGACGGCTCAGAGGTGCGTGCGGTTAACCGGCTCAGCCTCTCTATACAACGGGGCGAGTTCACTGCTATCGCCGGGCCTTCAGGTTCAGGCAAGACCACGCTTTTGAATATTATGAGCGGCCTTGATACTCCGACAAGCGGAAACGTGATGCTCTCAGGCAGGCAGATAAGCGGATTAAAGGGAAGCGAGCTCTCAGACTTCAGGCGCGACCATATCGGTTTCATATTCCAGTCCTATAACCTTATCCCCGTGCTTACAGTGAAAGAGAACATCGAATACATCATGCTCCTTCAGGGCGTGAGCGACAAAGAGAGAAGAGAACGCGTCGCATCAATACTGGCCGAGGTCGGGCTGAACGGCATGGAGGGCAGACTGCCGAAACAGCTTTCAGGCGGCCAGCAGCAGCGCGTTGCAATCGCAAGGGCGATGGTCTCAATGCCTGACATAATCCTTGCGGATGAACCGACCGCTAATCTTGACTCGCATACAGCCTCGACACTACTTGACATCATGCGGGAACTCAATGAGAAGAGCGGCATGACCTTCGTCTTCTCAACACACGACAGTATGATAATGGAGAAGGCAAAGAGGCTTGTGCTCCTCAAAGACGGCATGGTTGACAGAGATGAAGTAAGAAAGCCATGA
- a CDS encoding thiazole synthase has product MEDKLVIKGIEFKSRLWVGTGKYKDFQQTKDAIEASGADVVTVAVRRTNIFDNKSENLFDYIDPKKYKILPNTAGCYTMEDALRYARLAREAGVSDLIKLEVIGDEKTLFPDACATLKATEILAKEGFIVLPYTNDDPVMALRLVDAGAAAVMPLAAPIGSGLGIRNPYNIKIILEQAKVPIIVDAGVGTASDVAIAMELGCDAVLLNTAIAGAKDPIAMAMAMKYGVMAGRLSYKAGRIERKLYATASSPIQGML; this is encoded by the coding sequence ATGGAAGATAAATTGGTTATCAAGGGCATTGAGTTCAAATCCCGTCTCTGGGTCGGGACAGGCAAGTACAAGGACTTTCAGCAGACCAAAGATGCCATCGAGGCATCGGGCGCTGACGTTGTCACTGTTGCCGTAAGACGTACCAATATCTTTGACAACAAATCAGAGAATCTCTTTGATTATATAGACCCCAAGAAGTACAAGATACTTCCCAACACAGCAGGATGCTATACGATGGAGGATGCTCTGAGATACGCAAGGCTCGCAAGAGAGGCCGGAGTCTCGGACCTCATAAAGCTTGAGGTGATAGGCGACGAGAAGACGCTCTTTCCTGATGCATGCGCAACACTCAAGGCGACTGAGATACTTGCGAAAGAGGGTTTCATCGTCCTTCCATATACAAATGATGACCCTGTTATGGCGCTCAGACTTGTTGATGCAGGCGCTGCGGCTGTCATGCCGCTTGCCGCTCCGATAGGTTCGGGGCTTGGAATCAGGAACCCATACAACATTAAGATCATTCTTGAACAGGCAAAGGTTCCGATCATAGTTGATGCAGGCGTAGGCACTGCATCAGATGTTGCAATTGCGATGGAGCTTGGATGTGACGCCGTTCTTCTGAATACAGCAATCGCCGGAGCGAAAGACCCAATCGCAATGGCAATGGCGATGAAGTACGGTGTAATGGCAGGCCGCCTTTCATATAAGGCAGGCAGGATAGAGAGGAAGTTATACGCGACCGCGAGCAGCCCGATACAGGGGATGCTGTAA
- the thiE gene encoding thiamine phosphate synthase → MKNRNIDFDLYLITNRKLVTHHTSLIMAVRKSLLSGVKAVQLREKDIETRELLKLASKMRDLTAKYDAKLFINDRFDIALAVGADGVHLTQKSIPADAVRKALKNKLLIGVSTHSLKEAKEAEKGGADFITFGPVYKTPSKLKYGEPLGIDVLKDVSRKIKIPVFALGGVKAENIDEVKKSGAFGAAMISEILCAVDIKEKTRELINILGE, encoded by the coding sequence GTGAAAAATAGAAACATAGATTTTGATCTCTATTTAATTACTAACAGAAAGCTTGTCACACATCACACATCACTCATCATGGCAGTGCGTAAGTCTTTGCTTAGCGGAGTGAAAGCTGTACAGCTTAGAGAGAAGGATATTGAGACAAGAGAGTTGTTAAAGCTGGCTTCTAAAATGAGAGACTTGACTGCAAAGTATGATGCAAAGCTATTTATCAATGACAGATTCGATATCGCGCTTGCGGTCGGAGCTGATGGCGTTCATCTTACACAGAAGAGCATTCCGGCTGATGCGGTGAGAAAGGCTTTAAAGAATAAGTTATTGATCGGTGTTTCAACTCATTCTTTAAAAGAGGCGAAAGAGGCTGAAAAGGGCGGAGCTGATTTTATAACATTCGGGCCGGTCTACAAGACGCCTTCAAAATTAAAGTACGGTGAACCACTCGGCATTGATGTATTAAAAGATGTCAGCAGAAAAATAAAAATACCTGTCTTTGCGCTTGGCGGGGTGAAGGCTGAGAATATAGATGAGGTCAAGAAGTCCGGCGCATTCGGTGCGGCAATGATATCAGAGATATTATGCGCTGTTGACATAAAAGAAAAAACAAGGGAACTAATAAATATTTTAGGAGAATAA
- a CDS encoding alpha/beta hydrolase, which yields MNKTIFMIHGMMAGPWCWENYKNFFEAKGYRCVTPSLRYHDMDPADAPYLKLGTTGILDYIEDLEKEILKLDAPPIIMGHSMGGLLAQILVSRNLAEASVLLCPAPPYGVMALKPSAVRCFSEVLMTRGFWRKPFRFSFKKTVYSCLHLMPEEDQKEAYGKLVYESGRAAFEVGLWFLDNKKASRVNPEEVKCPLLVISGKEDRIIPASVVKKVANRYKSVSTYKEFDNHAHWVIGEPGWEEIAESIHKWLGANVD from the coding sequence ATGAACAAAACCATATTCATGATCCACGGGATGATGGCAGGGCCGTGGTGCTGGGAAAATTACAAAAACTTCTTTGAGGCGAAAGGATACCGATGCGTCACACCGTCGCTAAGGTATCACGATATGGATCCGGCTGACGCCCCTTATCTTAAATTAGGGACAACAGGTATCCTGGATTATATTGAAGACCTTGAGAAAGAGATATTGAAACTCGATGCTCCCCCAATAATAATGGGGCATTCAATGGGCGGCCTTCTCGCGCAGATACTTGTAAGCCGCAACCTTGCAGAGGCCTCGGTGCTTCTCTGCCCTGCCCCACCATACGGAGTTATGGCACTGAAGCCTTCGGCTGTAAGATGCTTTTCAGAGGTTCTGATGACACGAGGGTTTTGGAGAAAGCCCTTCCGATTCTCGTTTAAAAAGACGGTTTACTCATGCCTGCATTTAATGCCTGAGGAAGATCAGAAAGAGGCTTACGGCAAACTTGTATACGAATCAGGAAGAGCGGCATTTGAGGTTGGACTCTGGTTTCTCGACAATAAGAAAGCTTCAAGAGTAAATCCCGAAGAGGTTAAATGCCCCCTGCTTGTAATCTCAGGGAAAGAAGACCGCATAATCCCTGCATCGGTGGTGAAGAAGGTGGCGAACAGATACAAATCTGTTTCAACCTACAAAGAGTTTGACAACCACGCGCACTGGGTAATAGGAGAACCGGGCTGGGAAGAAATAGCTGAATCCATACATAAATGGCTTGGGGCAAATGTTGATTAA
- the hydG gene encoding [FeFe] hydrogenase H-cluster radical SAM maturase HydG: MNKKINTDPAHIREILAKSLGLQILDMTEVSSLLALEDKGLWDEIFEAAGKVKEKVYGKRIVLFAPLYLSNECVNDCLYCGFRTGNKDAVRKTLTVDEAVEESKLLSDRGYKRLLLVTSEHVKVAGIDYLEKVIHSIYDKTDIRILHANTAPMSVEDFKRLKGAGIGVYQCFQETYHIPTYRHMHPTGAKSDYAWRLGVMDRAIEAGFEDVGMGVLLGLYDWRWEIAALISHSRRLINKYGFGPHTLSVPRLQPAEGSGVELGRYRVSDHDLKKIVAIYRLALPYVGVVISTREQPGIRDELLTIGASQISAGSKTSPSGYLHDGDTEQFEIGDARSLEEVIEKIVSLGLVPSLCTACYREGRSGGRFRELAEAEGIKNFCHENALLSLKEYLEDCASGEVKDKLTKMLDEEIGKNSNGFAEKIKLIEQGKRDVHI, translated from the coding sequence ATGAATAAGAAAATTAACACAGACCCGGCACACATACGCGAGATACTTGCAAAGTCTCTCGGCCTTCAGATCCTTGATATGACCGAGGTATCAAGCCTGCTTGCGCTTGAGGATAAGGGGTTATGGGATGAGATATTTGAGGCTGCCGGAAAGGTGAAGGAGAAGGTCTACGGCAAGAGGATCGTTCTTTTTGCGCCGCTATATCTCTCAAATGAATGCGTGAATGACTGCCTTTATTGCGGATTCAGGACAGGCAATAAAGATGCTGTAAGAAAGACGCTTACGGTTGATGAGGCGGTTGAAGAGTCAAAGCTGCTTTCTGACAGGGGCTACAAGAGGCTGCTTCTTGTCACGAGCGAGCACGTAAAAGTTGCCGGTATCGATTATTTGGAGAAGGTCATACATTCTATTTATGATAAGACCGACATACGCATACTTCACGCGAACACCGCTCCGATGAGCGTTGAAGATTTCAAGAGGCTGAAAGGTGCGGGCATTGGCGTGTATCAGTGTTTTCAGGAGACATATCATATTCCAACTTACAGGCACATGCACCCGACAGGCGCTAAATCTGATTACGCCTGGAGGCTCGGCGTTATGGACAGGGCGATAGAGGCTGGGTTTGAGGATGTTGGGATGGGTGTACTGCTTGGACTTTACGATTGGCGTTGGGAGATTGCGGCATTGATCTCACACAGCAGAAGGTTGATAAATAAGTACGGTTTTGGACCGCATACGCTATCAGTGCCGAGGCTTCAGCCTGCCGAAGGTTCCGGTGTAGAGCTTGGCAGATACCGCGTATCTGATCATGACCTGAAGAAGATAGTCGCCATATACCGGCTCGCGCTTCCTTATGTAGGCGTTGTCATCTCCACAAGGGAACAGCCTGGGATCAGGGATGAGCTTTTGACTATCGGCGCATCACAGATATCAGCAGGTTCAAAGACAAGCCCGTCAGGTTATCTGCATGACGGTGATACGGAGCAGTTTGAGATAGGGGATGCCCGGAGCCTTGAAGAAGTTATCGAAAAGATAGTCAGCCTCGGGCTTGTGCCGAGCCTTTGCACAGCGTGTTACAGGGAAGGCAGAAGCGGAGGGAGGTTCAGAGAGCTTGCGGAAGCAGAGGGCATTAAGAATTTCTGTCATGAGAATGCGCTGTTGAGCCTTAAAGAATATCTCGAAGACTGCGCGTCAGGCGAGGTTAAGGATAAGTTAACAAAGATGCTTGATGAAGAGATAGGCAAAAACTCAAACGGGTTTGCTGAAAAGATTAAATTGATTGAACAAGGCAAGAGGGATGTGCATATATAG
- a CDS encoding FtsX-like permease family protein, translated as MKILLKLAWRNVLRNKRRTFLSGTAVGITLASLMLIDGLYIGMIKGMISTATDTFLGQGQIHAKGFSDTLEVEKTINGSEDILASLDKEALLKAYAPRTASFAMLSSPAGVTSVLLYGIEPGKEKDVSMIDEAIRDGEFLQPEGERQILIGSKASETLEAGLGDRLVLTVAQAGTGELSQEMFRISGIYHMGIREADSGMAFIHISKARQLLALGSEAHEIVLKFKDLDNAGNRTLSFWSKYSGNNNEALGWRDLIPQLDGIIEMTKISTIITSTLVFCIVAVIIMNALFMSLYERMFEFGVLRAVGTRPMSMALIIFFEAASLSAISIIMGLLMGFGVVTFFSWYGIDYRGIEFAGVTVNELLYPELALKQFTFYPLLIFIFSIVAAIYPAVFAAKMTPAKAMQRSM; from the coding sequence ATGAAGATACTTCTAAAACTCGCATGGCGTAATGTCCTAAGAAACAAGAGAAGGACATTTCTGTCAGGAACAGCCGTAGGCATCACCCTCGCCTCTCTCATGCTCATTGACGGCCTCTACATAGGGATGATAAAGGGCATGATAAGCACGGCAACTGACACATTCCTGGGCCAGGGGCAGATACACGCAAAAGGTTTCAGCGATACGCTTGAGGTTGAAAAGACGATAAACGGTTCAGAGGATATCCTCGCCTCATTGGATAAAGAGGCCCTGCTTAAAGCCTATGCGCCAAGGACAGCGTCATTCGCCATGCTCAGCTCTCCTGCCGGAGTGACCTCTGTCCTGCTTTACGGTATAGAGCCCGGAAAAGAGAAGGATGTATCAATGATAGATGAGGCTATCAGAGATGGCGAATTCCTTCAGCCCGAAGGCGAGAGGCAGATACTCATCGGTTCAAAAGCTTCTGAGACGCTTGAGGCAGGGCTTGGCGACAGGCTTGTCCTTACGGTCGCGCAGGCAGGCACAGGCGAACTCTCTCAGGAGATGTTCAGGATATCGGGGATATATCATATGGGCATAAGAGAGGCTGACAGCGGCATGGCATTCATACATATTAGTAAAGCGCGCCAGCTTCTTGCCCTGGGCAGCGAAGCACATGAAATCGTTCTGAAGTTCAAAGACCTTGACAACGCAGGCAACAGGACGCTCTCTTTCTGGAGCAAATATTCAGGAAACAACAACGAGGCGTTAGGCTGGAGAGACCTGATACCGCAGCTCGACGGGATCATTGAGATGACAAAGATATCCACCATCATCACATCGACTCTCGTATTCTGTATAGTGGCGGTGATAATAATGAACGCGCTATTCATGTCGCTTTATGAGAGGATGTTCGAGTTCGGCGTCCTGCGGGCGGTTGGAACACGTCCAATGAGCATGGCTCTGATAATCTTCTTTGAAGCTGCATCTCTCTCTGCTATAAGCATCATAATGGGGCTTCTGATGGGGTTCGGCGTTGTCACCTTCTTTTCATGGTATGGTATAGATTATAGAGGTATTGAGTTTGCGGGCGTAACGGTAAATGAGCTTCTCTATCCTGAACTCGCGCTGAAGCAGTTCACCTTCTACCCGCTTCTCATATTTATATTTTCGATTGTTGCGGCAATATATCCGGCAGTCTTTGCGGCAAAGATGACGCCTGCAAAGGCTATGCAGAGAAGCATGTAG
- the trxB gene encoding thioredoxin-disulfide reductase yields MSLDVIIIGGGPAGLTAGLYASRARLKTLLIEKGFAGGQVMTTEWVENYPGFEEGISGAELSQRFEKHATKFGLDIVQGSVTEVSLKDKVKRITLENGMQYESKTVILATGASPKLLNIAGEGELRGKGVSYCAICDGAFFKGEKLAVIGGGDSAVEEAMFLTRFADMVYIVHRRDRFRAAMIAQERASSNPKVKFILDSVPERIEGESGVKALHIKNVKTGERTVLDVHGVFIYVGYNPNSAFLKGIVRLDDKGYIISDDKMSTSAPGVYGVGDIRAGSLKQICTAVGDGATAAMSAEKYIEHNFNED; encoded by the coding sequence ATGAGCTTAGATGTAATAATTATCGGCGGAGGCCCTGCTGGTCTTACAGCAGGGCTTTATGCTTCAAGGGCGCGGCTGAAGACACTTCTTATTGAGAAGGGTTTTGCAGGCGGGCAGGTAATGACCACTGAGTGGGTTGAGAATTACCCAGGCTTTGAGGAAGGGATTTCCGGAGCTGAGCTCTCTCAGAGATTTGAAAAGCACGCCACAAAGTTCGGGCTTGATATTGTTCAGGGGTCAGTAACCGAGGTCTCTCTAAAGGATAAGGTCAAGCGCATAACACTTGAGAACGGCATGCAGTATGAGTCAAAGACCGTTATCCTTGCTACCGGAGCGAGCCCCAAGCTTTTAAATATAGCTGGTGAAGGCGAGCTGAGGGGTAAAGGCGTTTCATATTGTGCGATATGCGATGGTGCGTTCTTTAAGGGCGAGAAGCTCGCGGTCATCGGCGGCGGAGACTCTGCTGTTGAGGAAGCGATGTTCCTTACAAGGTTTGCCGATATGGTCTATATTGTGCATAGGCGCGACCGTTTCAGAGCGGCTATGATAGCGCAGGAGAGGGCTTCCTCAAATCCCAAGGTTAAATTCATACTTGACTCCGTACCTGAAAGGATAGAGGGGGAGAGCGGCGTAAAAGCCCTGCATATAAAGAATGTCAAGACCGGTGAAAGGACAGTCCTCGATGTTCATGGGGTCTTTATATATGTGGGATATAATCCGAATTCCGCATTTCTTAAAGGTATTGTCCGCCTTGATGACAAAGGCTACATAATTTCAGACGACAAGATGTCCACATCAGCGCCTGGAGTATATGGTGTAGGTGATATCCGGGCAGGGTCATTAAAACAGATATGCACTGCAGTGGGTGATGGAGCAACAGCAGCGATGTCTGCTGAGAAATATATAGAGCATAACTTTAACGAGGATTAA
- a CDS encoding metalloregulator ArsR/SmtB family transcription factor codes for MEQSNYAKIFKALSNEQRLGIFMMIYKDCCGSGGTFQVEKNKTCCEEIKGSVGKAFTKVCDCVSLSRSTISHHFKELQNAGLITCEREGQAFRCRVNKDTVKAIKKFLD; via the coding sequence ATGGAACAATCGAACTATGCAAAGATATTCAAAGCCCTTTCAAATGAGCAGAGGCTCGGCATCTTTATGATGATCTACAAGGACTGCTGCGGTTCAGGGGGAACGTTTCAGGTTGAGAAGAATAAAACCTGCTGTGAAGAAATTAAAGGCAGCGTAGGAAAGGCGTTCACTAAGGTTTGTGACTGCGTGAGCCTGTCGCGCTCAACAATATCGCACCATTTCAAAGAACTGCAGAATGCCGGGCTGATCACCTGTGAGCGCGAGGGGCAGGCCTTCCGCTGCCGTGTTAATAAAGATACTGTTAAAGCGATCAAGAAATTCCTGGATTAA